One window from the genome of Alnus glutinosa chromosome 13, dhAlnGlut1.1, whole genome shotgun sequence encodes:
- the LOC133854885 gene encoding uncharacterized protein LOC133854885 → MATASFRWLLQLHKDVPKAARFYTEGLDFTVNVCTLRWAELQSGPLKLGLMQSNNDHAMQNGYSSLLSFTVTDINSTVTKLMALGAELDGPIKYEIHGKVAAMRGLDGHVLGLYEPV, encoded by the exons ATGGCGACGGCGTCGTTTAGGTGGTTACTACAGCTACACAAGGACGTACCCAAAGCTGCTCGGTTCTACACAGAGGGGTTGGATTTCACCGTCAATGTTTGCACTCTCCGATGGGCGGAGCTCCAATCCGGCCCTCTCAAACTCGGCCTTATGCAATCCAACAA TGACCATGCCATGCAGAATGGATACTCTTCACTTCTATCATTCACAGTGACTGACATTAACAGTACAGTGACAAAATTGATGGCATTAGGAGCTGAACTAGATGGTCCCATCAAATATGAGATCCATGGAAAG GTTGCAGCCATGCGAGGTCTTGATGGCCACGTGTTAGGCCTCTATGAACCGGTTTAA
- the LOC133854404 gene encoding uncharacterized protein At5g41620-like yields MEREGKSGEGGAGKEENLGEKLRRGVLLEGKRGGPCTPVLSWRLWAPPTAHDTIIRGYPFHPPPSARKLAAALWEFQQLYFPRSKMHRGVSNAGPGADSRLRRHQHHYNKLRKDKGLDLSHFLADNSTTSPDQPGSASSLRRHVAASLMQHHRSIERNNHALQPVSPASYGSSMEVAPYNPAVTPTSSLDFKGRIGESHYNLKTSTELLKVLNRIWSLEEQHASNMSLIKAFKMELDQSRHKIKELLRDRQAGRHEMDDLLKQIAEDKLVRKSKEQERIHAAVQSVRDELEDERKLRKRSESLHRKLARDLSEVKSSLSIAVKEVERERKSRTLLEDLCDEFARGIKDYEQEVHALKQKYDKDGARRADRDRLILHISESWLDERMQMQLEEAQHGFAEKNSIVDKLSLEIETFLQAKRLDNSKSMDNQLPRDRRKSLESVPLNEALSAPQDMGDDEDSLGSDSHCFELNKPSNNDLKSHGDEAADGHIDEAVKSNEMKRSFISHQRVKSRTPSGLQVKFEEQMAWAMPCNGNKKSQAVDTEQGKTTEAKPVDVSISQKSEHCEATEDSSYHDRNIHDEIHGMSSNYMVDNLISQFSLSDGGNLNPDSNYGEASCSNSGWRNQASPVRQWMPKLASPDLDVTESSKLPPGLKENTLKAKLLEARSKGPRSRLKAFKRFS; encoded by the exons atggaaagGGAAGGGAAAAGTGGGGAAGGGGGAGCAGGAAAGGAGGAAAATTTAGGAGAAAAGTTGAGGAGAGGGGTATTGTTGGAAGGGAAAAGAGGGGGCCCTTGCACTCCAGTGCTCTCTTGGAGACTTTGGGCGCCTCCTACTGCCCATGATACCATCATTAGGGGCTACCCTTTTCACCCTCCTCCTTCTGCTAGAAAGCTCGCCGCGGCTCTCTGGGAGTTCCAGCAACTTTATTTTCCACGGTCTAAAATGCACCGTGGTGTCAGTAATGCTGGTCCTGGGGCTGACTCTAGGCTGCGCCGCCACCAGCACCACTATAATAAGCTCAGAAAGGACAAGGGTCTGGATCTTTCCCACTTTTTGGCTGATAATTCTACTACTTCTCCTGACCAG CCGGGGAGTGCAAGCAGTTTGAGGAGACATGTTGCTGCATCACTGATGCAACATCATCGATCAATTGAAAGGAATAATCACGCCCTGCAGCCTGTATCTCCTGCAAGTTATGGTAGTTCCATGGAG GTGGCACCTTATAACCCTGCAGTCACTCCTACCAGTTCTTTGGATTTTAAGGGAAGGATTGGTGAATCACATTATAATCTTAAGACATCTACAGAACTGCTCAAAGTATTAAATCGGATCTGGAGCTTGGAAGAACAGCATGCGTCCAATATGTCATTGATAAAAGCATTTAAAATGGAGCTGGACCAATCCCGTCacaaaatcaaagagttgcttCGGGATAGGCAAGCTGGTCGACATGAGATGGATGATTTATTGAAGCAAATTGCAGAAGATAAACTAGTTAGGAAGAGCAAGGAGCAGGAACGGATCCATGCTGCAGTTCAGTCAGTGAGAGATGAGCTGGAAGATGAGAGGAAGTTAAGGAAAAGATCAGAGAGCCTCCACAGAAAGTTAGCTCGGGACCTTTCTGAGGTGAAATCTTCTCTTTCTATTGCTGTGAAAGAGGtggaaagggagagaaaatcAAGGACATTGTTGGAAGACCTCTGTGACGAGTTTGCTAGGGGAATTAAAGACTATGAACAAGAAGTCCATGCTTTAAAACAGAAATATGACAAGGATGGGGCTCGAAGGGCTGACCGAGATCGTCTTATTCTTCATATATCTGAATCATGGCTTGATGAACGGATGCAGATGCAGCTAGAAGAAGCCCAGCATGGTTTTGCAGAAAAGAACTCAATAGTGGACAAGTTAAGCCTTGAAATAGAAACCTTCCTTCAAGCTAAACGCCTGGATAACTCTAAAAGTATGGATAACCAGCTGCCGAGAGATCGCCGCAAGTCACTTGAATCTGTCCCTTTGAATGAGGCTCTGAGTGCACCTCAGGACATGGGTGATGATGAAGATTCTTTAGGCAGTGATTCACATTGTTTTGAGCTGAACAAACCAAGCAACAATGACTTAAAATCACATGGGGATGAAGCTGCGGATGGTCATATTGATGAAGCAGTGAaatcaaatgaaatgaagagaagTTTCATCTCTCATCAACGGGTAAAAAGTCGAACTCCATCCGGCTTGCAAGTTAAGTTCGAAGAGCAAATGGCCTGGGCTATGCCATGCAATGGAAATAAGAAGTCCCAGGCAGTAGATACAGAACAGGGTAAAACCACAGAAGCGAAGCCAGTTGATGTAAGCATATCCCAAAAGTCTGAACATTGCGAAGCCACTGAAGACAGCAGTTACCATGATAGGAATATACATGATGAAATCCATGGGATGAGTTCCAATTACATGGTTGATAACCTAATAAGCCAATTCTCATTGTCGGATGGCGGGAACTTAAATCCTGACAGTAATTATGGGGAGGCTTCCTGCAGTAACTCGGGATGGAGGAATCAGGCAAGTCCGGTACGACAATGGATGCCAAAACTAGCATCCCCAGATCTTGATGTCACTGAATCTTCAAAATTGCCTCCAGGCTTGAAGGAGAATACTTTGAAGGCAAAGCTTCTTGAAGCAAGGTCAAAGGGTCCACGCTCACGTTTAAAAGCTTTCAAACGCTTCTCATAG
- the LOC133854609 gene encoding uncharacterized protein LOC133854609 isoform X1, which translates to MGLKIYSNPTFIYSSSYRVGDFVDWELEREYEKLHFVKQEKYKNLEVFFHTQPSHHHDERTATTSSAEPPPPQTTPTTHPPDHAMQNGYSSLLSFTVTDINSTVTKLMALGAELDGPIKYEIHGKVAAMQGLDGHVLGLYEPV; encoded by the exons ATGGGTTTGAAAATTTACAGCAATCCAACATTCATCTACTCATCTAGTTATAGAGTTGGTGATTTTGTAGATTGGGAGCTGGAGAGAGAGTATGAGAAGTTGCATTTTGTGAAgcaggaaaaatataaaaatttagaagtgtttttccatactcAGCCGAGCCACCACCACGACGAGCGTACTGCCACGACGAGCTCAGCCGAGCCACCACCACCGCAGACGACTCCGACGACCCATCCACC TGACCATGCCATGCAGAATGGATACTCTTCACTTCTATCATTCACAGTGACTGACATTAACAGCACAGTGACAAAATTGATGGCATTAGGAGCTGAACTAGATGGTCCCATCAAATATGAGATCCATGGAAAG GTTGCAGCCATGCAAGGTCTTGATGGCCACGTGTTAGGCCTCTATGAACCGGTTTAA
- the LOC133854883 gene encoding uncharacterized protein LOC133854883 isoform X2 yields MESSNLEGKVLEMFEVGPCRDAYQMGLLIGQRFSNLIRSRLAKDLILQEQLLPFAQTPQAQPLIKALTDNNQKKFPRYWDELLGTAEGSGVPVLHIILINLRKEIIPFLPKTTIISNADTPDDCSDVLIVSDSIAMAAHNEDGNVALLGHTYLIKAMLPNGLSFIAYTYAGELPSCAFGFNSHGLAFTLNAVPPTEDEIVAGGIGRNFISRDLLEASGIDDALTRIRSSAEVSVGHNYNLIDTRTRKILNVETASRNRISIREVGETPFFHANMYLHLPVQQVQDENSISRQKRAALLPKGSRNEFLSLLGDIDDTKYPIYMTGPTLYTLCTAVIDLDEQTLSIIEGNPKEGEASHVFTMSSKEIKMPQ; encoded by the exons ATGGAGAGCTCAAATTTGGAAGGAAAAGTGCTAGAAATGTTTGAAGTTGGACCCTGTAGAGATGCTTACCAGATGGGTTTGCTAATAGGTCAAAGGTTCTCCAATCTCATCAGAAGCAGATTGGCCAAAGACCTGATTCTTCAAGAACAGCTCCTACCTTTTGCCCAAACCCCACAAGCACAGCCACTTATCAAAGCCCTTACTGATAATAACCAAAAGAAGTTTCCCAGATATTGGGATGAACTCCTAGGGACAGCTGAGGGCAGTGGAGTGCCTGTTCTTCAT ATAATACTGATCAACCTGAGGAAAGAGATTATTCCATTTCTTCCAAAGACTACTATAATTTCTAATGCAGATACTCCAGATGACTGCTCTGATGTTCTCATTGTTAGTGATTCCATTGCCATGGCAGCCCACAATGAGGATGGAAATGTTGCTTTACTTGGCCACAC CTACTTGATAAAGGCAATGCTTCCAAATGGACTATCCTTCATTGCTTATACATATGCAGGAGAGCTCCCAAGCTGTGCATTTGGATTCAACAGTCATGGATTG GCATTCACATTGAATGCAGTACCCCCAACTGAAGACGAGATTGTGGCGGGTGGCATCGGACGGAACTTCATTTCTCGCGATCTCCTTGAAGCGTCGGGCATTGATGATGCTTTAACA AGAATTCGTTCATCAGCAGAAGTTTCTGTGGGACATAATTATAATCTGATTGACACAAGAACACGTAAGATTCTCAACGTCGAAACAGCATCGAGGAACCGGATTTCCATTAGAGAGGTTGGAGAAACACCATTTTTCCATGCAAACATGTATCTCCATCTTCCCGTCCAGCAG GTACAAGATGAGAACTCCATAAGCAGGCAAAAAAGAGCAGCTCTGCTACCCAAAGGATCAAGAAACGAATTCCTGTCACTTCTGGGAGATATCGATGACACAAAATACCCCATCTACATGACAG GTCCAACACTCTATACACTATGTACGGCTGTAATAGATCTGGATGAACAAACACTATCCATTATTGAAGGGAATCCAAAGGAAGGAGAAGCTTCTCATGTCTTCACCATGTCATCAAAAGAGATCAAGATGCCACAGTAA
- the LOC133854883 gene encoding uncharacterized protein LOC133854883 isoform X1 produces the protein MESSNLEGKVLEMFEVGPCRDAYQMGLLIGQRFSNLIRSRLAKDLILQEQLLPFAQTPQAQPLIKALTDNNQKKFPRYWDELLGTAEGSGVPVLHIILINLRKEIIPFLPKTTIISNADTPDDCSDVLIVSDSIAMAAHNEDGNVALLGHTYLIKAMLPNGLSFIAYTYAGELPSCAFGFNSHGLAFTLNAVPPTEDEIVAGGIGRNFISRDLLEASGIDDALTRIRSSAEVSVGHNYNLIDTRTRKILNVETASRNRISIREVGETPFFHANMYLHLPVQQVQDENSISRQKRAALLPKGSRNEFLSLLGDIDDTKYPIYMTGNLKNIRIPCLNTLLIILYAIFSGPTLYTLCTAVIDLDEQTLSIIEGNPKEGEASHVFTMSSKEIKMPQ, from the exons ATGGAGAGCTCAAATTTGGAAGGAAAAGTGCTAGAAATGTTTGAAGTTGGACCCTGTAGAGATGCTTACCAGATGGGTTTGCTAATAGGTCAAAGGTTCTCCAATCTCATCAGAAGCAGATTGGCCAAAGACCTGATTCTTCAAGAACAGCTCCTACCTTTTGCCCAAACCCCACAAGCACAGCCACTTATCAAAGCCCTTACTGATAATAACCAAAAGAAGTTTCCCAGATATTGGGATGAACTCCTAGGGACAGCTGAGGGCAGTGGAGTGCCTGTTCTTCAT ATAATACTGATCAACCTGAGGAAAGAGATTATTCCATTTCTTCCAAAGACTACTATAATTTCTAATGCAGATACTCCAGATGACTGCTCTGATGTTCTCATTGTTAGTGATTCCATTGCCATGGCAGCCCACAATGAGGATGGAAATGTTGCTTTACTTGGCCACAC CTACTTGATAAAGGCAATGCTTCCAAATGGACTATCCTTCATTGCTTATACATATGCAGGAGAGCTCCCAAGCTGTGCATTTGGATTCAACAGTCATGGATTG GCATTCACATTGAATGCAGTACCCCCAACTGAAGACGAGATTGTGGCGGGTGGCATCGGACGGAACTTCATTTCTCGCGATCTCCTTGAAGCGTCGGGCATTGATGATGCTTTAACA AGAATTCGTTCATCAGCAGAAGTTTCTGTGGGACATAATTATAATCTGATTGACACAAGAACACGTAAGATTCTCAACGTCGAAACAGCATCGAGGAACCGGATTTCCATTAGAGAGGTTGGAGAAACACCATTTTTCCATGCAAACATGTATCTCCATCTTCCCGTCCAGCAG GTACAAGATGAGAACTCCATAAGCAGGCAAAAAAGAGCAGCTCTGCTACCCAAAGGATCAAGAAACGAATTCCTGTCACTTCTGGGAGATATCGATGACACAAAATACCCCATCTACATGACAGGTAATCTGAAGAATATTCGAATACCTTGTCTAAATACTCTCTTGATTATCCTATATGCCATATTCTCAGGTCCAACACTCTATACACTATGTACGGCTGTAATAGATCTGGATGAACAAACACTATCCATTATTGAAGGGAATCCAAAGGAAGGAGAAGCTTCTCATGTCTTCACCATGTCATCAAAAGAGATCAAGATGCCACAGTAA
- the LOC133854609 gene encoding uncharacterized protein LOC133854609 isoform X2, whose product MATASFRWLLQLHKDVPKAARFYSEGLDFTVNVCTLRWAELQSGPLKLGLMQSNNDHAMQNGYSSLLSFTVTDINSTVTKLMALGAELDGPIKYEIHGKVAAMQGLDGHVLGLYEPV is encoded by the exons atggcGACAGCATCATTTAGGTGGCTACTACAGCTACACAAGGACGTACCCAAAGCTGCTCGGTTCTACTCAGAGGGGTTGGATTTCACCGTCAATGTTTGCACTCTCCGATGGGCGGAGCTCCAATCCGGCCCTCTCAAACTCGGCCTTATGCAATCCAACAA TGACCATGCCATGCAGAATGGATACTCTTCACTTCTATCATTCACAGTGACTGACATTAACAGCACAGTGACAAAATTGATGGCATTAGGAGCTGAACTAGATGGTCCCATCAAATATGAGATCCATGGAAAG GTTGCAGCCATGCAAGGTCTTGATGGCCACGTGTTAGGCCTCTATGAACCGGTTTAA